AGACACGCCGATCTGGACCACGGTCGGCCTGCTCAGTGCGCGCGACGCCGACGGCGACGCCCTCACCTACACGCTGCTCGACAGTGCCGACGATCATTTCCGGCTGAAGGGCAATCGCATCGTCACCTCGAAGGCCTTGGACTACGAGACGACGACGTCGCACACGATTAGGGTCGCCGTCTCCGACGGCAAGGTCACTGTCCAGAAGGACATCACGATCAACGTCCTCGACGTCAACGAAGCCCCTGTCAACAAGGCGCCGATCAATCTCGCCTTCTCGCGCAGCTCGGTCTCCGAGAATATCGCGATCGGCACCTCGGTCGGCCTGCTGACGGCGGTCGATCCGGAAGGCGGCGCCGTGAAATGGCGGCTGACGGACGATGCTGACGGCATCTTCAAGCTGGTCGGCAACAAGATCCAGACAAAGGCTGCGATCGACTACGAAAGCACCCACAGCCTGACCTTTACCGCCGAAGCCTACGACGCGGCCGGAAACGTCAACAGCCACGATTTCACGCTTGCCGTGAAGGACGTCTTCGAGCCGTCGTTTGCGGTGTCGCATGAGGTATTGATCTAGGCCACGGCTGGATTGCCTGCGACGCAGAGCTGCTCGGAACAAGGCGCCGCCACGAATCTCTTCTCCCCAGTGTGGAGAAGACGGAGTTCGGGCTGACCGTCTGGTCCAAATTGCCGCTCCACCTCCGCACCCAATTCGGCTATAACTCCTGCCGATCCGAGGAGAGCCCGCATGCGCCTGCCCACAATCATCCTCGCCCTCGCCGTCTCGGCGCTCGCAGCCTTGCCTGCATCGGCAGCGACCTACAAGACGCCAAAGGCGCTGCTCAAGGCGCTCTATAGCTACGATACCGACAACAGCGACGCCGAGGCGCCCTCGCCCTATTCCGCCTTCTTCTCCGACCACCTGAACAAGCTCCTCCAGACCGATCTCGACAACACGGCGGAGGGCGATGTCGGCGCGATCGACTTCGATCCCGTCATCGCTGGCCAGGATGGCACGGCGAGCGACGTGAGGATCGGCCAACCGATCCTGCTGGATGACAAGGCCGAGCTGGAGGTGCAGTTCGAAAACGGCGAAGAGGTGACGCTCTTCTATACCCTGGTACGCGAACACGGCGGCTGGAAGGTCGACGACATCGCCAATCAGAAGGGGGATAATCCCTGGAGCCTGAGCGGGTTGCTGGGGGATGCGCAGTAGGCTGGCAGCCCAGCCACCCGCCCTCGCGGTCGAGGCGACCCTGCGTTTGTCACGGGCAATCAATTCACTGGATCGATTGCTCCGCTCCTCACCCTCACCATGAGACTGATCGGTGTGCCTGCCGCCCCGCCCCCGAACAAAAAACCTGCCCGGCTGTCGAATCTGCCGCTCATCCCGTTTCGGCACGGAATCCCGATATGGCACAGCCGTGCAAGAATCCGTTAACCCATCGTCAAGTATCTGAATCTTCGGCATTTCCTGACATCGATGCGGGCATGGCACAATAATCCCGCTTGCTTTTTGCCCGAAATGCTGGCACGAATTGACTTACTCGGGCATTTGCATGCCGGTGACTGGACTGATGTGGTAATCCCTTCCGTTTGGAAGGCGGCGCGGGACTACCCGCCTACGTAGACGTTCTTTCCCCGTACGTGACTTCTCCGACTGACCCTTCGTCCCAACCGATCGGGGCGAAAGCTAAAGCCGTCCGCTTCCTCTCGGGGGCGCGGATACTACACAGACTAAGGGAAAAGGACGATCCCAATGGCCACCAAGGGCACCGTAAAATTCTTCAACCAGGACAAGGGTTTTGGTTTCATCACGCCGGACGGCGGCGCAAAGGACGTTTTCGTCCATATCTCTGCGCTGCAGGCTTCTGGCATTCAGTCGTTGCGCGAAGGCCAGCAGGTTACCTTCGACACCGAGCCGGACCGCATGGGCAAGGGCCCGAAGGCTGTCAACATCTCGGCTTCGTAAGTCAGACTTCCGCGAACGCGGCATGAACGGCGCTCCGCAAGGAGCGCCGTTTTTGCTTGTGGTGCTCGCTCAGTTTGTCGATCGCATCACCAAGTGTTATATGCGCGCTTTATGGATGATCCCGTCCCTGCGGCGGTGCGGTGCCGCATTGCGGCAGAGGGCACCGCAGTGCGGCGCCCGGGAACAACGAACAATGGAACGTCGATGACGCAGAAGAGGCCAATTTTTGCGGTCGCCCCGATGATCGACTGGACGGATCGGCATTGCCGCTATTTCCACCGGCAGATCAGCCGCGAGGCGCTGCTCTATACCGAGATGGTGGTGGCCGATGCAATCATCCACGGCCCACGCGACCGGCTGCTCGGTCATGACGCTGCCGAGCATCCGCTGGCGCTGCAGCTCGGCGGTTCGGACCCGTCAAAGCTCGCCGACGCGGTGAAGATCGCCGAGCCCTACGGCTATGACGAGATCAACCTCAATGTCGGCTGCCCCTCCGACCGTGTGCAGTCGGGCACCTTCGGCGCCTGCCTGATGCTGACGCCGGAAACGGTGGCCGAATGCATTGCGGCGATGAAGAGGGTTGCGACCGTGCCGGTGACGGTGAAATGCCGGATCGGCGTCGACGAGCAGGAGCCGGAACAGGCACTGCCCGAGCTGATCACCCGCGTTCTCGATGCCGGCGCCGACGCGATCTGGATCCATGCGCGCAAGGCCTGGCTAAAGGGCCTGAGCCCTAAGGAAAATCGCGAGATACCGCCGCTCGACTATGAGATCGTCTATCGGATGAAACAGCGCTGGCCCGATGTCTTCATCGGCATCAACGGCGGCATCCGCACGCTCGACGAAGCCGCAGCCCACCTCGCCCATGTCGACGGCGTCATGCTCGGCCGCGCCGCCTATCAGAATGCCGCGATCCTAGCCGACATCGACCAGCGCTTCTTTGGTGCGCCTGCGGCCGAACCGGATTGGGAGGCCCTGCGTGACCGGATGATGGCCTATGCCGAACGCCACATCGCTAGCGGCGGCCGGCTGCAGCACGTGGCCCGCCACATGGTCGGCCTCTTCACCGGCCTGCCCGGCGCAAGGCGCTACCGCCAGATCCTCTCCACCGATGCCGCTAAGGCCGGCGCCGGGCCGGAGGTGCTGGCGGCGGCCTTTGCGGCGGTGGATTTTTCGGGGACGGAGCAGGAAGCGGTCAGCGCCTGACTTAAGGTGATGTCTTGTCACGGCGCCGAAGCGCGGCGTCAAGACCGCGCCATCGGCAGCAAGATCTTCCTCTCGATCCGGCCCGCCACCGAGAACACCAGGATTTCCGTATCCCTGCCAATCCTGCTGCCATCCATCAATCGGACGATATCATCGACGCCGCCGACCGGGCTGCCATCGATGGCGAGAATATAATCGCCCTCCTGCAGCCCTCCCTTTGCCGCCGGCCCGTCGGCTTCGACGCGCCGGATGCGAACCGAGGTCGTCTGTGTCGTGCCTGCCGCAAGCGCCACCCGGCGCGGCAGCACGATCGTGTCGCCTGCTATGCCGATGAAGGCGCGCCGGACCTGGCCGTAGCGCAGAATCTCCGAAACCACGAAATTGGCCGTATTCGACGCCACGGCAAAGGCGATGCTCTGCGCGCCCTGGATGACGGCAGTGTTGACGCCGATGACCTCTCCGCCTGACGACACCAACGGCCCGCCGGAGTTGCCGGGATTGAGCGCCGCATCGGTCTGGATGACGTCCTCCATCGGCCGGCCGCTGGCAGCCCGCATCGACCGGCCGAGCGCCGAGACGATACCGGCGGTAACCGTCCATTCGAAGCCGAGTGGGTTTCCGATCGCGATTGCGATATGCCCCCTGCGCAGGCGCTGGGAGTCTCCGAGCTTCGCCCAGGCGCCGGTGCTTGTATTGGCGCGAATGAGGGCGATATCGGTATCCACATCCCGGCCGAGCACGCGGCCCTCGGTGACGTAACCGTCAGGCGTGGTGATGCGAACGACCTTGGCGTCGTCGACGACATGGTTGTTGGTGATGATCAGACCGTCAGGCGAGACGGCGAATCCCGACCCGTGCCCTTGCCGGCCTCCCACCCTCTCGATCCGGCTGACGGCCGGCCCGACGATATCGACTGCGGCTGCGATCGATTGCGAATAGGCATCGATCAGCGCCCCATCATTCTGAGGCGCTATGTCCTTATCCATGTAACCCATGATTTGATCCTCAGGCGGCAATAACGGCCGTCCCGCCGCCGGCGAAGCGGCCGCGATTGCGACGGTTCGCCATTGTGCTGTTGTGTGAGGATTAGATGGTTGGGCATAGACCCGCGTTCAAGTGAGCGGCAGCGGCGGTCTGCAATGCGCGCAACGCAGAGAACGCCAACCCACCTACCCGGACAGATATATTGAACTACCCGGACAGATATCTTGAACGAACGGCAAAAAATTGGCTCATTGCAGCCATTCGCCCGTCAAATCAGCTGCCTTCGCTGCGCCATGACGAACCTGCCTGAGGTGTCCAACAGGCCGACATACCGGGGATCAAAAAGATGTTCGCAGCACTAAGCAGCCAGGCGAGGATCGCCAAATCCCGTCCCGTCATGCGAGATGGGCGGATGTTGCCGCCCATCTCGCGAAACCATACAAACGTCTGTCATATCAATAGAATAGAAAGAGCCATTCAATAAGCATATCAGCATATTTCGAGCCGGTTGATCCCCTCAGGCGTGATCTTCTTGCCCCAAGCCTCCGGCGCAACAACGCTCGTGGCCTTGCCAATTCTGCCGGCAACGGCGCAAACTTCTGACCGCATTAATCCAACCAACCCCAACCAATGGAGCCAAAAGATGAGCACGGTCACAACCAAGGACGGCGTCGAGATCTTCTACAAGGATTGGGGGCCGAAGACCGCCCAGCCGATCATGTTCCATCATGGCTGGCCGTTATGCTCCGACGACTGGGATGCCCAGATGCTGTTCTTCCTTGAGAAGGGCTACCGCGTCGTCGCCCATGACCGGCGCGGCCACGGCCGCTCCACCCAGGTGGGCGACGGTCACGATATGGATCACTACGCCGCCGATGCCGCAGCCGTCGTCGAGCATCTCGATCTCAGGAACACCGTCCATGTCGGCCATTCCACCGGCGGCGGCGAAGCGACCCATTACGTCGCCCGCCACGGCCAGCCGCAGGGCCGCGTCGCCAAGCTCGTCATCATCGGGGCCGTGCCGCCGATCATGGTGAAGTCAGGTGCCAATCCCGGCGGCCTGCCGATCGAAGTCTTCGACGACCTGCGCCAGCAGCTCGCCGCCAACCGCTCGCAATTCTATCGCGATCTGCCGGCCGGCCCGTTCTACAGCTTCAACCGGCCGGGCGCGAAAGTGTCGGAGCCGATCATCAACAATTGGTGGCGCCAGGGCATGATCGGCGGCGCCAAAGCGCATTACGACGGCATCAAGGCCTTTTCGGAAACCGACTTCACCGAAGACCTGAAGATCATCACCGTGCCGACCTTCGTCATGCACGGCGACGACGACCAGATCGTGCCGATCGCCGATTCCGCCCTGCTCTCGTCCAAGCTGCTGCAGAACGCCACGCTGAAGGTCTACGAGAAATTCCCGCACGGCATGTGCACCACCCATGCCGACATCATCAATCCCGACATCCTCGCCTTCATCAAAGGCTGATCCGTGATGTTGCCGGGCGCCGATCAGGCGCCCGGTTGCCACGATGGCTTGCCATCTTGCACGCCGGCGTTCTGGCCACGTCGATCGATTGACGGCCAGAGACTCATTTTCCCATGAAACCGTTTTCGCCGATTTGCGTTTAGCGGCCATGAAAAGAGAACGTGAACCCTCATCAAAGGCTTACCGGCAAGATCGCTTCGAAAACACCGAGCGCGCCGCCAAGGAAACCATCGAGGCGGAGCAGCGGGCTCGCCTCGAAAAAACCAAGCGGTTGAAAGAGCTGCGCCTCTCGCAGCAACGCGCCAAGGACCCCGCAACCAAGTAGATCTCACTTTCGCACTATCCGGTCGACACGCCGGTCGGTCCCATATCCATGCCCTGAAGCCCTCGCCCGCATCTTGCCGTGCGAGGCCCCGAATTGTTTTTGAATTTCGGACCTTCGCCCATCTTGCAGAGCAAAGATCGCGAAATTATCTTTTTTCACGAAAGCGATTCACGGCATCGAAGAAGGGCAGATTGCGATGTCAGACAAGCTGTTCAGCACGCGTGACGAACCGCTCGCCTCTGAAGACCTCGATGTGTGCAGGCGTGTCCATGAAGCTCTGTGTAGCGAGCTAAAGATCGACAGGTTAGGCGAGGAAGCCGACCGTCTTGGCGCTCTCATCATCGAGCTTTACCGCCAGGGTGTGCATGACGAAAGCCAGCTCCGATTGCTGGCCGGCGGAAGGCGAGCCTGATAGCGCGAGACGTCAGCAGCTTTCTCCATTTCCCTCGGCGTCAAGCCTGCTCTGATCCGCCACCATCGCGGGATTGGCTGCATGTCTTCCGGACGGCCTTGGTGTCATAGATGACGGTGGAGCGCCCATTGACGGTTTGGTTTGAAGGCTCACGAACTACGGGCTCCCAGCTGATCGGGCAGGTCAGTCTCGACGCGACGGCGCGTCTGGGGTTGAACCGACTGCTGACTGAACGACCGGTGGCCTGTCGACTTGGCCAATTATTACCTACGTTAGTGATCGCGCACATACGCCGCCTGCTTCCATCCCAAAATGAAACCTATTCCCTTCCGCTGCGTTATCCCCTCGATACATCCGTTGACCCAAGGTGAGTGAAATGAACAGATTCGCCATTATTGCCCTGTCGATAACGACGGCCTTCTCCGGAATGCCGGCCTCGGCAGGTCCGGCTTTTGTGCCGAGCCCGGTGCAATCGGCGCAGCCGGCGCCTCAAAATACCGATG
This Rhizobium brockwellii DNA region includes the following protein-coding sequences:
- a CDS encoding DUF3828 domain-containing protein, producing MRLPTIILALAVSALAALPASAATYKTPKALLKALYSYDTDNSDAEAPSPYSAFFSDHLNKLLQTDLDNTAEGDVGAIDFDPVIAGQDGTASDVRIGQPILLDDKAELEVQFENGEEVTLFYTLVREHGGWKVDDIANQKGDNPWSLSGLLGDAQ
- the dusA gene encoding tRNA dihydrouridine(20/20a) synthase DusA, producing the protein MTQKRPIFAVAPMIDWTDRHCRYFHRQISREALLYTEMVVADAIIHGPRDRLLGHDAAEHPLALQLGGSDPSKLADAVKIAEPYGYDEINLNVGCPSDRVQSGTFGACLMLTPETVAECIAAMKRVATVPVTVKCRIGVDEQEPEQALPELITRVLDAGADAIWIHARKAWLKGLSPKENREIPPLDYEIVYRMKQRWPDVFIGINGGIRTLDEAAAHLAHVDGVMLGRAAYQNAAILADIDQRFFGAPAAEPDWEALRDRMMAYAERHIASGGRLQHVARHMVGLFTGLPGARRYRQILSTDAAKAGAGPEVLAAAFAAVDFSGTEQEAVSA
- a CDS encoding alpha/beta fold hydrolase, yielding MSTVTTKDGVEIFYKDWGPKTAQPIMFHHGWPLCSDDWDAQMLFFLEKGYRVVAHDRRGHGRSTQVGDGHDMDHYAADAAAVVEHLDLRNTVHVGHSTGGGEATHYVARHGQPQGRVAKLVIIGAVPPIMVKSGANPGGLPIEVFDDLRQQLAANRSQFYRDLPAGPFYSFNRPGAKVSEPIINNWWRQGMIGGAKAHYDGIKAFSETDFTEDLKIITVPTFVMHGDDDQIVPIADSALLSSKLLQNATLKVYEKFPHGMCTTHADIINPDILAFIKG
- a CDS encoding S1C family serine protease; protein product: MGYMDKDIAPQNDGALIDAYSQSIAAAVDIVGPAVSRIERVGGRQGHGSGFAVSPDGLIITNNHVVDDAKVVRITTPDGYVTEGRVLGRDVDTDIALIRANTSTGAWAKLGDSQRLRRGHIAIAIGNPLGFEWTVTAGIVSALGRSMRAASGRPMEDVIQTDAALNPGNSGGPLVSSGGEVIGVNTAVIQGAQSIAFAVASNTANFVVSEILRYGQVRRAFIGIAGDTIVLPRRVALAAGTTQTTSVRIRRVEADGPAAKGGLQEGDYILAIDGSPVGGVDDIVRLMDGSRIGRDTEILVFSVAGRIERKILLPMARS
- a CDS encoding cold-shock protein; amino-acid sequence: MATKGTVKFFNQDKGFGFITPDGGAKDVFVHISALQASGIQSLREGQQVTFDTEPDRMGKGPKAVNISAS